Proteins co-encoded in one Halorussus vallis genomic window:
- a CDS encoding FAD synthase translates to MTHVIAQGTFDLLHPGHLHYLRDAAAMGDRLTVIVARRENVTHKQPPILPNRQRRDVVAALEMVDEAVVGHPEDIFVPIEELEPDYIVLGHDQHHDEAAIEDELTRRGIECEVRRAGPREPAYEGELLSTGRIIDRILEERG, encoded by the coding sequence ATGACCCACGTCATCGCACAGGGAACCTTCGACTTGCTCCACCCCGGACACCTCCACTACCTCCGGGACGCCGCGGCGATGGGCGACCGACTCACCGTCATCGTCGCCCGCCGCGAGAACGTCACCCACAAGCAACCCCCGATTCTGCCGAACCGCCAGCGCCGCGACGTGGTCGCGGCCCTGGAGATGGTCGACGAGGCCGTCGTCGGCCACCCCGAGGACATCTTCGTGCCCATCGAGGAACTCGAACCCGACTACATCGTCCTCGGCCACGACCAACACCACGACGAGGCCGCCATCGAGGACGAACTCACCCGCAGGGGCATCGAGTGCGAGGTCCGGCGCGCCGGCCCCCGGGAACCCGCCTACGAGGGCGAACTGCTCTCGACGGGCCGCATCATCGACCGGATTCTCGAAGAGCGCGGATAG
- a CDS encoding Mov34/MPN/PAD-1 family protein — MRLFRSSEILGIAEEALQFALEASEDSHPHEYMGFLRGEDARSLGLERDGTVITDVLVIPGTESNSVSATVKTSQIPNDSRGVGSVHSHPNGVLQPSDADLATFGRGKVHIIIGYPYERDDWRAFDNDGQPRDLDVLDVSLPEGESFFDFTQADIDAEMGYEYDRERDYDEDTK, encoded by the coding sequence ATGCGGTTGTTCAGGTCGAGCGAAATCCTCGGCATCGCCGAGGAGGCCCTCCAGTTCGCGCTCGAAGCGTCGGAAGACTCCCATCCCCACGAGTACATGGGCTTCCTCCGCGGCGAGGACGCCCGGAGCCTCGGACTCGAACGTGACGGCACGGTCATCACCGACGTGCTGGTCATCCCCGGGACCGAGTCCAACAGCGTGAGCGCCACCGTCAAGACCAGCCAGATTCCCAACGACTCGCGGGGCGTCGGGTCGGTCCACTCCCACCCCAACGGCGTGTTGCAACCGAGCGACGCCGACCTCGCGACGTTCGGCCGCGGGAAGGTCCACATCATCATCGGCTACCCCTACGAGCGCGACGACTGGCGGGCGTTCGACAACGACGGACAGCCCCGCGATCTAGACGTGCTCGACGTCTCGCTCCCGGAGGGCGAGTCGTTCTTCGACTTCACGCAGGCCGACATCGACGCCGAAATGGGCTACGAATACGACCGCGAACGAGACTACGACGAGGACACCAAATGA
- a CDS encoding DHH family phosphoesterase, translating into MTSSTDDPEQGSVVVYDLDPDCTVEDVEAGNYYHATVNGVVDYGVFVDLSDSVSGLVHESTYDGSYAVGDEFVVELTEILENGDLSFEPYEGDYETESVAHDYDITDAGDLPDRVGDTVHLEGEIVQIKQTGGPTIFHVSDETGVVPCAAFEEAGVRAYPEVEIDDVVRVTGMVEERDNSLQVEVEKLDVLEGEEADEVQDRLTAALEERAEPHDVEPLVEWPALTQLFPDLKEVAKHLRRNVLESRPIRMRHHADGDGMCASIPVQLALEKFIEETHQNPAAKRHLFKRLPSKAPFYEMEDVTRDLNFALEDQARHGQRLPMLLMLDNGSTAEDVPAYKNLAHYDIPIVVVDHHHPDPEAVEPFVDAHVNPYLHDEDYRITTGMMCVELARMIWPDITDELRHVPAVAGLCDRSKADEMADYVELAESEGYEESTLRDIGEALDYEAFWLKYDDGRSLINDVLNVGSDDEERHRELVSFLADRAASDVEEQLDAAMPHVEHERLESDAHLYRIDVENHAHRFTYPAPGKTTGEIHDRKVQQTGEPVITIGYGPDFAVLRSDGVRLDIPEMVSELNEEIVGGGVSGGGHLVVGSIKFVPGMREQVLDALVEKMADAEIDEQLQSTTVGHERDD; encoded by the coding sequence ATGACTTCGTCTACCGACGACCCCGAGCAGGGGTCCGTCGTCGTCTACGACCTCGACCCCGATTGCACGGTCGAGGACGTCGAAGCGGGCAACTACTACCACGCGACCGTCAACGGCGTGGTCGACTACGGCGTGTTCGTCGACCTCTCGGACTCCGTCTCGGGACTCGTCCACGAGTCGACCTACGACGGGAGCTACGCGGTCGGCGACGAGTTCGTCGTCGAACTCACCGAGATTCTGGAGAACGGCGACCTGAGCTTCGAACCGTACGAGGGCGACTACGAGACCGAGTCGGTCGCCCACGACTACGACATCACGGACGCCGGCGACCTGCCCGACCGCGTGGGCGACACCGTCCACCTCGAAGGCGAGATCGTCCAGATCAAACAGACCGGCGGCCCGACCATCTTCCACGTCAGCGACGAGACGGGCGTCGTCCCCTGCGCCGCCTTCGAGGAGGCCGGCGTCCGGGCCTACCCCGAGGTCGAGATCGACGACGTGGTCCGGGTCACCGGGATGGTCGAGGAGCGCGACAACTCCCTTCAGGTCGAGGTCGAGAAACTCGACGTGCTCGAAGGCGAGGAGGCCGACGAGGTCCAGGACCGACTCACCGCCGCGCTCGAAGAGCGCGCGGAACCCCACGACGTCGAACCGCTCGTCGAGTGGCCCGCGCTGACCCAGCTATTCCCCGACCTGAAGGAGGTCGCCAAGCACCTCCGGCGCAACGTGCTGGAGAGCCGGCCGATTCGGATGCGCCACCACGCCGACGGCGACGGGATGTGCGCCTCGATTCCGGTCCAACTCGCCCTGGAGAAGTTCATCGAGGAGACCCACCAGAACCCCGCCGCCAAGCGCCACCTGTTCAAGCGCCTGCCGAGCAAGGCACCGTTCTACGAGATGGAGGACGTCACCCGCGACCTGAACTTCGCGCTCGAAGATCAGGCGCGCCACGGCCAGAGGCTCCCGATGTTGCTGATGCTCGACAACGGGAGCACCGCCGAGGACGTGCCCGCGTACAAGAACCTCGCCCACTACGACATCCCCATCGTGGTCGTCGACCACCACCACCCCGATCCGGAGGCGGTCGAACCGTTCGTCGACGCCCACGTCAACCCCTACCTCCACGACGAGGACTACCGCATCACCACGGGGATGATGTGCGTCGAACTCGCCCGGATGATCTGGCCCGACATCACCGACGAACTCCGCCACGTCCCCGCGGTCGCGGGGCTGTGCGACCGCTCGAAGGCCGACGAGATGGCCGACTACGTCGAACTCGCCGAGTCGGAGGGCTACGAGGAGTCGACCCTGCGCGACATCGGCGAGGCACTCGACTACGAGGCGTTCTGGCTGAAGTACGACGACGGCCGTAGCCTCATCAACGACGTGCTCAACGTCGGCAGCGACGACGAGGAGCGTCACCGCGAACTCGTCTCGTTCCTCGCCGACCGCGCCGCGTCCGACGTCGAGGAGCAACTCGACGCCGCGATGCCCCACGTCGAACACGAGCGCCTGGAGAGCGACGCCCACCTCTACCGCATCGACGTGGAGAACCACGCCCACCGCTTCACCTACCCCGCGCCGGGCAAGACGACCGGCGAGATCCACGACCGGAAGGTCCAGCAGACCGGCGAACCCGTCATCACCATCGGCTACGGTCCGGACTTCGCGGTCCTGCGGAGCGACGGCGTGCGCCTCGACATCCCCGAGATGGTTTCGGAACTCAACGAGGAGATCGTCGGCGGCGGCGTCTCCGGTGGCGGCCACCTCGTGGTCGGCTCCATCAAGTTCGTCCCCGGCATGCGCGAGCAGGTTCTCGACGCGCTGGTCGAGAAGATGGCCGACGCCGAGATAGACGAACAGCTCCAGA